ATCGACCACCCGATCCTGGACTCGCAGATCAATGCCATCGGAACACTCCAGGTGCTCGAGGCGGCGCGCAAAGCCGGCGTGCGCAAGCTCGTCTACACGTCTTCAGCAGGAATCTTCGGCGAGCTCATACAGATTCCCGTCGGCGAGGACCATCCGATCGCTCCCGAGTCACCTTATGGCGCCAGCAAGCTGGCGGGGGAGAAGCTCGCTCTGGCCTACGACTCGCTCTACGACCTCGAGGTCGTCGCTCTTCGGTATTTCAACGTCTACGGTCCCAACCAGCGCTTCGACGCCTACGGCAACGTCATACCGATCTTCGTCTTCCAGATGCTTCGGGGCGAGGTGGTCACGATCTTCGGTGACGGCGAGCAGACGCGCGACTTCATCCATGTTGCCGACGTGGTGCAGGCCAATCTCAAGGCCGGGGAATCCGACGGCGTCTCGGGAGCATTCAACCTCGGCTGCGGCAGCCGCATCACGATCAACCGCCTGGCCGAGCTCGTGGCCGAGCGGGTCCCGCAGCCCACCGAGGTCCGGTACGGGCCGCCGAGGCCAGGCGACGTCCTGCACAGCCTTGCCGACACGCGGGCCGCGGCCGCGGCCTTCGGCTTCGAGCCCCGGATCGAGATCGAAGACGGTCTCACCGAGTACGTGGCCTGGGCCAGGCAAGAGATCTGATGGCAAAGCGTCTTCTCGACGTAGCCCTCGCCGGCACGTTGCTCCTGCTGGCCTCTCCTTTTCTGCTCCTGATCATGGCGATTCTCGCCGTCACCGGTGAGCGGGAGGTCTTCTACCGGCAAAGCCGAATCGGCCGTTCAGGGCGACCCTTTCGCTTGCTCAAGTTCGTCACCATGGTGAAGGGCAGCTCCAAGATGGGCACCGGCACTCTTACGATCCCTAACGATCCGAGAGTGCTGCCGGTCGGCAAGTTCCTGCGCAAGACCAAGATCAACGAGCTGCCTCAGTTCTGGAATGTCCTCACGGGCGACATGAGCCTGGTCGGACCTCGTCCGCTAGCCAAACAGGACTTCGACTGCTACACCGAGGACATCCAGCGCGAGGTGGTCAAGGTGCGGCCCGGTCTAACCGGAGTCGGGTCGATCGTCTTCCGCGACGAGGAAGAGCGTCTGGCCGAAAGCGATCTGCCGCCGCTCGAGTGTTACCGCCGAGAGATCGCGCCGCGCAAAGGCGCGCTCGAAGCCTGGTACGTCGCGAATCAGAGCTTCTTTCTGGACCTCAAGATCCTCGCCCTGACGGCCCTGGTCGTGCTTGCTCCCGGAAGCATCGTGCACGAGACGATCCTGGACCTTCCTCGAACTCCCGCCGAGTCCTAGCTCGGGGCTTGAGAGCCCGCTACGCGAGTCCGGCCGCGCGATCGAAGAGCGCGCGCAGGACCGTGGCTCGCTCGCGAATCGTCTCGTCCGACAACGTGTGATGGACCTGGAGCATCAGCGACGTCTCGCCGAGCTCCCGAGCGCCGGGGAGTCTGTGCTCGGGCGCCAGCGGGCCGCCGGCGAACGCCTTTTCCCGGTAGATCTCCGGACAGGAACCGCTCAGACAGGGGACGCCGGCAGCGTTGGCCTCCTCGATCAGCCGCTCACGATCCCAGCCGGCCGCGAGCTTCTCGGGCCGCACGAAGAGGTAGAACTTGTAGAAGGCATGGCGCGCGTAGCCGGCCTCGAAGGGCGCTCGCACCAGCGGGTGGTCGGCCAGCGCGTCCTGAAGAGCGCGCGCGTGACGGCGCCTGGCTGCCACCCAGCCTTCCAGTTTGCCCAACTGGCAGCGGCCAATCGCAGCCTGAATCTCCGTCAGCCGAAAATTGGAGCCGAAGCTCTCGTGCAGCCATCGAAACCCGGGAGGATGCTCGCGCCCGAAGATCGCGTCGTGGCTCTTGCCGTGATCCTTGTAGTCCCAGGATCGGCGCCAGAGCCTCTCCCGGTTGGTAACCAGCATGCCGCCCTCGCCGCCCGTCGTGATGATCTTGTCCTGGCAGAAGGAAAAACAGCCGATATCGCCGAAGGAGCCGACCGGGCGACCTCGGTACAGAGCTCCGTGTGCCTGCGCGCAGTCCTCGATCAGGCGCAGCCCCTTCTCTCGGCACAGTTCCAGCAGAGGATTCAGGTCGCAAGGATGCCCCGCGAGGTGAACGCAGATGACCGCTCGAGCGCGATCCGTCAGAACCGCCCTCACGGTGTCCGCACTCAGATTCTGATTGTCGAGCTCGACATCGGCAAAGACCGGCCGTCCGCCCATCCGGACCACGGAGGAAGCGGTGGCGAAAAACGACCGCGCCGGCACGATCACTTCATCGCCCTCCTTCAAGCCGATGGCGTGCAGTGCCAGCTCGAGGGCGAGTGTGCCGTTGGCCAGGGCGATCGCGTGGCGGGAGCCGACGGCCTTCGCATACTCCTCCTCGAACAAGCGATTCTCGTCTCCGGTCCAGGAGTTTAGCTTCCCCGAGCGCAGAACGGCGTCGACCGCCGCGATCTCGTCCTCGGCGATCACTGGCCAGCCCTCACCGACTTCCGACCGGCCGTTCGGACCGGCCGAATGGCTATGGCCGGCGGCACCCGGGAGCTGGCTCGGGGTAACCGGTCGCTCGGCAACTGCCGACTCGGAGGAGGCCGCCCTCGGCCTTGGGGTCTGGATCTCGATCTCGTTCTTCACGGTGTCAGAAGGATAGGAGTTATGGAAAGGCAGACGTGGAAGCGGCCCTCCGCCGCCCGGCAAGACTACACCAGCACCGGTTCTATCCAACCCCCGGCTCAGGCGACGTGGACGTGGTCGTGCCCTCCAGATCGCGCAGGATCGTCACCCAGCGGTCGAGGGCCTGGTCCATCCCGAACAGCTCTTCCCCTATCCGGCGGATCTCCTCTCTACGCGCGCTCGTCAGCCCGGCGCGCTGCTCGAAGCAGTCGCGAATGGCGCCAGCCACGCCCTGGATATCACCCTGGGAGACTTGCACACCGAGCCTCCGCTCTCGCACCAGCGCAGCGAGGCGGCTTTCCTCTTCGACGATCGCCAGCACAGGGCATCCCGCCGCCAGGTACATCATCGTCTTGCTGGGAAAAGCGGTTCGATAGACGCCCGGAAGCAGGCAGACGATTCCGAGGCTGGCTCGCCGCATGGCCTCGAAGGCGATCTCGACAGGCTGATAGGGACAGAAGAAGACCGTCCGATCGACGAGTGCGCCCGCTTGCTCGATGAGTCTCTGCTTGGCCAGGCCCTCGCCCATGAACACGAAACGAATGCGCTCCTCTTCCTGGAGAAGGCGCGTCGCTTCAATAACCTGCTCGAGGCCCTGGAAATTGCCGATGTTTCCGGCGAACAGAACCGTGAACCGATCCGTTTCGTCCCGGTCCAGGGGTGGCGGCAGAGCACCCGCCGGCTCGCCGTAGGTGTCGAGCCGAAAGGTGTGGACGACCAGGATCTTCTCCTCCTCCACACCGCGCTCGACAAGGGTCTGCTTCATGTCCCGCGAAGGCACGACGATCAGGCGTGCCGCCCGGCAGGTCTTCGTGTCGCTTCGCATCAGGAGGCGATACGCCGCTCGGACCAAGCGGTGACCAGCGAGTGCAGAGGACTCCGGATGAAGATCCATGCAGTTGTAGATGAACGGCGTGCCCGTCAGCCGCCGGATGAGCCTCACGGTCAGCCCCATCAAGAACGCCGGATGAACGTTGACGATGATGAGATCGTAACGGCGCACGAGGACCGCGTGCACGATGCCACGCGAGAGAAAAAGCAGGAAGTTGATAACCCGAAGCACGAACAGCCTCTTGCGCTCGGGCAACAGGCGCAGTCGCAGGATGCGTACGCCGTTGAGGTCTTCGTGCCGCGGCTGGCCCGCTTGACGGATGTCGTTGTAGCTCGGCTGCGCCGTGTATACGGTGAAGCTGTGCTCCGCCTCGACTAACCGCTCGGCCAACGCCCGGAGAAGCCGGGCGTACGGTGTCGTGTCGGGCCAGTAGTGACGGTAGATGGAAAGGATCTTCACCGGATTCTCGGATCACGAAGTCCTGGCGCGACGGCCAGGGTGAGTTCAATGGAGGGTGTGGCTCCCAGATGCGGTGGAGCTCGATGCCGTCGTGCCCCACGCCGGGGCCGTCGAACCGGCCGCCGCTTCGAGCACTTCGTTGGTGAGCAGCTGGTCCCGGTGCTTTCCAAGAAACACCGCGATCCTCTCGGCCAGCCTCGGCGTCACGCCGAGGTCGGTGGGAAGATTGATTACGTGCTGAGCCGCCTTGACCGCGATGGGATATTCGGCCTCGTCGAACTGCCATGATTCGAGATTCCCCTGTACCGGGTGCAACGGGCTGATGAACCAGTCGTGAATCGGCAGCCGCTCCGCTTCCGCTTCGGCAAAGATGAAGTCTCGATCCTGGACCAGAATCGCGTACTTCGTGTACGTGTGCACGGCGTAGACCGGCTCGAAGGGACCCTTGATACCGAGCTTCTTCAGCTCCTCGTTGTAGAAACGGGCTGTTTCGATTCGATGCCGGATGTTGCGATCGATCCTCGTGATCTCCTTGAGCGCGCGTTTGGCCTGGACCTCGGAGTAGCCCTGGAGATAGCCGGCGGGCATTTCTGTCCCCGTCACCTCGCCGCCGGAAGATGACCCGAGGATCACGTTCTTGGCGGAAAGCAGCCGGTAGAGCTTCAGAGCCGACCAGTAGACCCCGGAGTAGCCGATCAGATCCTGGACCCTCAGCTGCGCGCCGAGCGCCAGGCGGTCCAACAGCGACGGTCGCTCGAGGCTCGCTTCGAAGTCGCTCATTCTGCGCGCCAGCTCGGAGTCGGTCGCGATGACCATGCCTCCCAAGCCCGTCGAGAACATCTTGTTCCACTGCGAGGAGTAGAAGGCCGCGTCCACGTTCTTGCCGTTGAGCACACCGTTGCAGGTGCCTCCAAAGCCGTGAGCACAGTCCTCGAGCACCTTCAAACCGTACTTGGCCGCCACGGCCTTGATCGATGCCACGTCGGAAGACAGGCCGTAGGTGTTCTGGGCCATGATGACCTTCGTCCGCTCCGTGATCCGGGCCTCGATCTTGCCCGGGTCGATGTTGTAGGTCCTGGGGTCGATATCGACGTAGATCGGGGTGGCGCCAAGATAGAGCACCGCGTTCGGAACGACCACGCACGTATACGCCGGCATGATGACCTCGTCCCCCGGCCCGACTCCGAGCGCCTGGAGCATGCCGTACAGGCCCACCCTTCCCTTCCAGGCCAGAGTTATCTCCTCAGTCGAGCAATCCAGATAGCTCGCCAGCTCTTTTTTCAGTCTTAGGATCGCGCTCATGCCGGACTCGGATTATGATCTCGGGGCGGTCTCTCGGAGAGCATACCAACGGCCGCCGAGCAATGAGCCAACCCATCATTCTGATCGGAGCCGCGCGTTCCGGAACCAAGATCCTGCGGGACACGATCGCCACTCATGAAGACGTCGGCAAGATCGGCTTCGACGTCAACTTCATCTGGAAACGGCACAACGAGAGTATCGCTCATGACGCTCTTGGTCCCGACCACGCGACGGACCGAGTCATCCGCTACGTCCGCGGCTACTTCGACAAGCAGGCGGGCGGCAGGAAGATGATCATCGAGAAGACCGTGGGCAACTCGCTGCGGGTGCCCTTCGTCAACAAGGTCTTTCCCGACGCCAGGTTCATCTATCTCTACCGAGACGGCCGCGACGTTGTCGAATCGGTCGACCGACAGTGGGGCACGGCGCCAGGTACCGGCTACCTCGTCAAGAAGCTCTTATCGGTCCCGTTTCTTGACGTCGTACCTTACCTTTTCGAGTACGCTGTCGATCTGGCGCGGATCCGGTTGGGTCTCAAAACGACGGCCGCCTACGTCTGGGGCGTCAAGTACCCCGGATTCGAAAGGGACCTCGAGTCCAGGAGCACGCTCGAGTTCTGCGCCGTGCAGTGGAACCAGTGTATCGACGCGATGCGGCGGGACTGGGACCTGGTCAAGGACCGGGGGCTCGTTGTCCGCTACGAAGAGCTCGTCTCGAATCCCTCGGAAGTGTTGACCGAAATTGGGCGATTTCTCAAACTGAACGATTCGTTGGACGGTTCGATGATCCGGAAGGGGACCGTCGGAACGGCGAAAGAAAAGCTGACGGTCGACGACTACGATCGTGTCGCGGCTCTCATTCGAGAGAATCTCGAGCAACTGGGCTACGCGACCGCGACCTAGCGCGAGATCATGAGTACCGCGAGAGCGCATCGGAGAGCGTCCCGGCTGGAGCGATAGCGGAGTGCTCGACCTGGCCAGCATCTCCAACCTCAGCGTGGACGAGCATGGAGTCTGGACCGCGGCGCATGCGGAGAGTCTCTTCTTTCCAAAGGACGGAAACCGGCGGCGTCAGGAGTTCGAGCCGGACTCTTTCTGGTACGCGCACCGCAACCGGGCGTTGGCCGGCGTCCTCGATCTCCTGCCGCCCGGGGGAACGCTCTTGGACGTGGGCGGCGGTAACGGCACCGTCAGCCTTTACCTCGAGAGTCGTGGATACGAAACCGTACTCCTGGAGCCCGAGCGCGAGGGAGCCCAGTTCGCGCTCGACCAGGGGCTGCCCATGGTTGCCTGCGCCACGCTCGAGGCTGCCGAGTTCCGGGAGAGCTCGTTCGCGGGCGCCGGCCTCTTCGATGTGCTCGAGCACGTCGAGGACGAGCGCGCGTTTCTCGAGCGGCTGGCGAGCATCCTGAAACCGGGTGGTCGCCTCTACCTCACCGTGCCGGCATTCCCCTCGCTCTGGTCGCAAGCAGACGAACGCTCAGGCCACTTCCGTCGCTATAGACTGAGGTACCTGCTGGCAGTAGTCCGCGCCTCCGGTTTGAGACCGCTTTTCTCGAGCTACTTCTTCGCTCCGCTCGTGGCCCCCGTCTGGCTGATGCGTAGCCTCCCCCACCGGATGGGGTGGCCAAGCCCGCAAGACCGTGATGGACGGCGTTATCACAGGAGGCGGCAAAGCAAGGCCGCACGAATGCTCGAACCGCTACTGAACCGCGAAATCAGAACACTTCGAAAGGGTGGCCGCGTGCCGTTTGGCACCAGCTGCCTGACCGTGGCCGAAAGGCCCATTGGATAGGCCGCCCGGGATCCCGATGCCTTCGACTCGTGCCAGGGAATCTCCTCGGACCACCATCGGTATTCTCCAGCCCTGCTATCTGCCGTGGCTCGGGTACTTCGAGCAGCTGGCCGTGGCGGACCGGTTCGTGCTGCTGGATGACGTCCAGTACACGAAACAAGATTGGCGAAACCGGAATCGGATCAAGACCACAGCCGGTTCGGAGTGGCTGACGGTCCCGGTGCGCCGCTGCCCCCTGGATACACCTCTAGGCGAGATCGAGGTCAACTACGACATGCGCTGGCAGCGCAAGCACCTTCTGACCATCGAGCAGAATTACCGCAAGGCGCCGTATTTCCAGCCACTCTTCGATGAAATGAGGCCGATTCTCGAAGCCGGCCTCCGGAAGCTCGTCGATCTGGACCGGCGCCTCATCGAAGTCCTCTGCAGTCATCTCGCCATCGACACTCCGATTTCCTGGGCGTCGCAGATTACACGGCACGCGGACCCCGAAGACACCAACGGGCGCCTCCTGGAGATCTGCCGGCAGCACGAGGCCACGGTCTTCTACGAGGGCGCCAGCGGAGCCTCCTATCTCGACGTGGGTAGATTCGAGCGCGCCGGCGTCGAGGTCGTCTTTCAGGACTACAGCCATCCCGAGTATCCCCAGCTCTACGGGGAGTTCCTCCCACACCAATCGGCGATCGACCTGGTCATGAACACGGGCCCGGAAGCGGCGCGGATCCTCCGCAGCTCGCCGGCGCCGCTCGGGACCGCTGCAAGCGCCGGCGATGGTCCCGGCACCGGGAACACCTGCCCAACAGGCTCCTCGCACGCCTGATGACCACGGGTCGCACCATGGGGCAGCCTCCCGCAAGCGACGTACGCGAGCTCTTTATCACCGGTATGCCTCGCTCGGGCACGACGCTCCTCGAGCGCGTCATGTGTCTTCACGACGACGTCCTCGTCTTCGGACAGCCCCTACCTCTCGTCTACGTGGAGCTCAAACGCCGATTCCTCCGAGAGTCGGACAAGTGCTCCCCGCTCGAGGAGAGGCTTCCGATCAATGACTCCTTCGCCAGCACCTATGTCGACCCGGCAGCGTTTGCCAGGTACCTGGAGGAACGCTCCATGGATTTCGACTGGTTGAGCGGCGTATTCAACAGCATGGCCGACTTCGACGGCTGGCGCACCCGTCCCAGCCAGGATGACGGTTCGCTCTGGGACTCCCTGAGCCGAGCCGCCACGCGAAATCTCTCCTCTTACCTCGGCTTTACCTTGCGCACTCTTGCCGGATCGGAGCGACCTAGGTACCTGGGCTGCAAGGAAGTTCGATGCGAAGAGTTCGTGCCGTATCTTCTCTCTACGAATCGTAAGGTACTCCTCATGATTCGGGAGCCGCGCGATGTCGTGGTCTCGATGAATCGTGGTCGCGGTCGCGAGTTCACGGGTCCTCCCCGTCCTCTGCTCTTCGACCTGCGTCAGTGGCGGAAATGCTGCGCATTCGCCCTGGCGTACGAGCATGATCCGAATCTCCTGATCGTTCGCTACGAAGACCTGGTTTCCGAGCCGGTCGCTCAAGCGCAACGCATCTCGGACTTCCTGGGGCTCGAGGCATTTAGGCGGGCCAGCCTCGAAAGTGAGCTTCGCTCCCCCGACGGCGAGCCATGGGATGCTAATTCCTCGCACTGGGCCGCCTCCGTCATCTCCGACCGTTCCGTCGGATCCTACGAGTCGTTGCTGGGGCGAGAGGAAGCACGCTTCGCTGAGGCTCTCTGTCTGCCCGAACTCAAGGCATTCGGCTATCGGACCACCCTGACCGACGCCGTAGAGATCGAAGAGGCACTAGCCGAGTTCCACGAGATCGGCCCCCTCGAGCGGCCGGAGCTGGCCTTCTATCGCTGGAGCACCGATCGGCTCGACGAAGAACGCCGGCGCTGGAATCTGCTGCGCCGGGGATCGTTCGAGCCGGGGTTCTTCCTCTTCGAGCGCTCCTTCAAGCGGTTGCGTCGCT
This bacterium DNA region includes the following protein-coding sequences:
- a CDS encoding glycosyltransferase family 4 protein, which translates into the protein MKILSIYRHYWPDTTPYARLLRALAERLVEAEHSFTVYTAQPSYNDIRQAGQPRHEDLNGVRILRLRLLPERKRLFVLRVINFLLFLSRGIVHAVLVRRYDLIIVNVHPAFLMGLTVRLIRRLTGTPFIYNCMDLHPESSALAGHRLVRAAYRLLMRSDTKTCRAARLIVVPSRDMKQTLVERGVEEEKILVVHTFRLDTYGEPAGALPPPLDRDETDRFTVLFAGNIGNFQGLEQVIEATRLLQEEERIRFVFMGEGLAKQRLIEQAGALVDRTVFFCPYQPVEIAFEAMRRASLGIVCLLPGVYRTAFPSKTMMYLAAGCPVLAIVEEESRLAALVRERRLGVQVSQGDIQGVAGAIRDCFEQRAGLTSARREEIRRIGEELFGMDQALDRWVTILRDLEGTTTSTSPEPGVG
- a CDS encoding NAD-dependent epimerase/dehydratase family protein, coding for IDHPILDSQINAIGTLQVLEAARKAGVRKLVYTSSAGIFGELIQIPVGEDHPIAPESPYGASKLAGEKLALAYDSLYDLEVVALRYFNVYGPNQRFDAYGNVIPIFVFQMLRGEVVTIFGDGEQTRDFIHVADVVQANLKAGESDGVSGAFNLGCGSRITINRLAELVAERVPQPTEVRYGPPRPGDVLHSLADTRAAAAAFGFEPRIEIEDGLTEYVAWARQEI
- a CDS encoding DegT/DnrJ/EryC1/StrS aminotransferase family protein, with translation MIAEDEIAAVDAVLRSGKLNSWTGDENRLFEEEYAKAVGSRHAIALANGTLALELALHAIGLKEGDEVIVPARSFFATASSVVRMGGRPVFADVELDNQNLSADTVRAVLTDRARAVICVHLAGHPCDLNPLLELCREKGLRLIEDCAQAHGALYRGRPVGSFGDIGCFSFCQDKIITTGGEGGMLVTNRERLWRRSWDYKDHGKSHDAIFGREHPPGFRWLHESFGSNFRLTEIQAAIGRCQLGKLEGWVAARRRHARALQDALADHPLVRAPFEAGYARHAFYKFYLFVRPEKLAAGWDRERLIEEANAAGVPCLSGSCPEIYREKAFAGGPLAPEHRLPGARELGETSLMLQVHHTLSDETIRERATVLRALFDRAAGLA
- a CDS encoding sulfotransferase, whose protein sequence is MTTGRTMGQPPASDVRELFITGMPRSGTTLLERVMCLHDDVLVFGQPLPLVYVELKRRFLRESDKCSPLEERLPINDSFASTYVDPAAFARYLEERSMDFDWLSGVFNSMADFDGWRTRPSQDDGSLWDSLSRAATRNLSSYLGFTLRTLAGSERPRYLGCKEVRCEEFVPYLLSTNRKVLLMIREPRDVVVSMNRGRGREFTGPPRPLLFDLRQWRKCCAFALAYEHDPNLLIVRYEDLVSEPVAQAQRISDFLGLEAFRRASLESELRSPDGEPWDANSSHWAASVISDRSVGSYESLLGREEARFAEALCLPELKAFGYRTTLTDAVEIEEALAEFHEIGPLERPELAFYRWSTDRLDEERRRWNLLRRGSFEPGFFLFERSFKRLRRCVDMAS
- a CDS encoding WbqC family protein, whose protein sequence is MPSTRARESPRTTIGILQPCYLPWLGYFEQLAVADRFVLLDDVQYTKQDWRNRNRIKTTAGSEWLTVPVRRCPLDTPLGEIEVNYDMRWQRKHLLTIEQNYRKAPYFQPLFDEMRPILEAGLRKLVDLDRRLIEVLCSHLAIDTPISWASQITRHADPEDTNGRLLEICRQHEATVFYEGASGASYLDVGRFERAGVEVVFQDYSHPEYPQLYGEFLPHQSAIDLVMNTGPEAARILRSSPAPLGTAASAGDGPGTGNTCPTGSSHA
- a CDS encoding class I SAM-dependent methyltransferase, whose translation is MLDLASISNLSVDEHGVWTAAHAESLFFPKDGNRRRQEFEPDSFWYAHRNRALAGVLDLLPPGGTLLDVGGGNGTVSLYLESRGYETVLLEPEREGAQFALDQGLPMVACATLEAAEFRESSFAGAGLFDVLEHVEDERAFLERLASILKPGGRLYLTVPAFPSLWSQADERSGHFRRYRLRYLLAVVRASGLRPLFSSYFFAPLVAPVWLMRSLPHRMGWPSPQDRDGRRYHRRRQSKAARMLEPLLNREIRTLRKGGRVPFGTSCLTVAERPIG
- a CDS encoding sugar transferase, with protein sequence MAKRLLDVALAGTLLLLASPFLLLIMAILAVTGEREVFYRQSRIGRSGRPFRLLKFVTMVKGSSKMGTGTLTIPNDPRVLPVGKFLRKTKINELPQFWNVLTGDMSLVGPRPLAKQDFDCYTEDIQREVVKVRPGLTGVGSIVFRDEEERLAESDLPPLECYRREIAPRKGALEAWYVANQSFFLDLKILALTALVVLAPGSIVHETILDLPRTPAES
- a CDS encoding sulfotransferase, which encodes MSQPIILIGAARSGTKILRDTIATHEDVGKIGFDVNFIWKRHNESIAHDALGPDHATDRVIRYVRGYFDKQAGGRKMIIEKTVGNSLRVPFVNKVFPDARFIYLYRDGRDVVESVDRQWGTAPGTGYLVKKLLSVPFLDVVPYLFEYAVDLARIRLGLKTTAAYVWGVKYPGFERDLESRSTLEFCAVQWNQCIDAMRRDWDLVKDRGLVVRYEELVSNPSEVLTEIGRFLKLNDSLDGSMIRKGTVGTAKEKLTVDDYDRVAALIRENLEQLGYATAT